GAGGTAATTGATTGTGAATGTGGTACATTTGAAAACAGGCACCTCTACACAAGTAGATGTTGCAAATATTACAACCAAATATAGTTTCATGTCTTTGACGTTGAGAACTGCACCATCTGCATCGCCTCTTTTTTTCACCAAGTTTAACATTCGCGTGTCTTGAAATACCTGCCCTGGAAACCGAAGGACCATGTGGCTGGACTTTTCGTAATCTTTTACGACTTGAGAAGTCCCCAATTAAGCATTGTGCAATATCCAGGGAGAAGTCATTCAAGGAATAGTGCTTAGTAGGCTTTGCTGTACCCGGAGTGTTCAACCACAGAAGGAAGCTGTTTATAATAGAGATTTCAAATATGAAATTCATAAAGTACTTCCAGAATTTCTTTGAGGGTCTTCCGACAGGATTCTTTGATCTGTACTGTTGGGAGCGGTCCACCCCGGAGTAGTTCTGCTGGTAATGTTGTATTGGAGGAGGACGCTGAAGAACTACAAGATCACCACCCCTCCTGTGTCGAATGGCGGGTTCATCCCCAAGTGGGTTTGATGTAGTGGACAAGACATGCACCTGAAAAAGCATGCATTTATGTCATATAATTTTATTCCAGATTTTCCTATAAAGTACAAGAAACCTGCGTCAGAGTTAATGCTCATTGTTACCAAGTTGAACACACAGAGAGATGTATCAGGTTCACGCCTATACATATAACGAAGGTGTTAAAACCCTCTGCATTATAAGCAGTTGCATAAACTATTGTGATaaaaaattgatcaaaaatATACTGGTTTAGTATATACAAGGATAAACAAAATCTTACTGGTTTATTATCATTCCAAACAGTAATGACCATGTTTTCATGCTGCACTTGCTTGGCATCCCCACGTTCTAAATTAGGGTTTTTCAGTTCAGTGGGAAATCCCCTCCTGTTTGCCTTGATGGTCCCACATGCATATATTCCATACTTTTCCAGGCACTAGACCAAAGGAATTGAAGTGAAAAATCTGCAATTTGTAATATAGTAAGTTGTAAAATAGTTCAAAAACATAActattttttgcaagaaagctaaATATCAATCCTGGTAAGCAAACAAAGAAAGGATAAGTGTATTGTAATACAATTTATACAAACCTGTCAAAAACACATGATGACCTTTCCATTTAATGTCCTTGCACAAATGTTTCACAACTCTCTCTCCCAAGCTTTGTCCTTGCATTTCATCAAATTTTCCAAGGTAGAGCCGATAATCATGGGTTTAGCCATTTGGCTCACAGCACATCCATATCTAATGAAATTcaacattatataaaattgcagaaaaaagtttttaaaaattatttattgagagagagagaaagagatacttataataaagagagagagagagagaaagagagagagtacatAATCATCAGATATATTTCAAACTCCTAATCAGAGTATTCAACACTATTGTTGCAAATTagtaatttcaataattttttatcatatattcaGATATTCTAATTGTTTCACTTATTAAACATGGTTTATGAACAGGCACACACTAATAAAAGGCTACActtattgtaaaatttcaaattcatgtttgatttgaaaatcaaaataagccttacatataatataaaaaactgaaaaattgtaaataaattatatataaacatttctttgggtgtaaattcaaattatcAATACCTTTAGACCCCTTTTTATTTGCTTGCATGGAGTATATTGTCGAGCAAAATGGTGACCCTTGTATCTCACCATTCCCTCATCAATACTTTGGCATTTTCCtggtttattatattttttgaatgctTCCCTTGTTGACGTTATGAGGGGTCGAATCTTATGCAGTCTAGAAAAACAAACCAaatgatattatgatattgCAATACTGTTATTATGAGAGTGTAAAAAATATAGTATGTGTAGTACACCTGTCCAGTCAATCTTTCACTGTTATCTGCTCAAGGTTCTCAAACGAATGCTCGACATACTAAAATGAATGATTTCAAACAAGCCAAGTTCACTCGCTCAAAAGAATCACATAAACTGAAAGAAAGTATGTACCTGTCATACTGTGGAGACCCAGGAGCTCCCTGTGTACTGttgtcatttacatgtaaataacgaGACAGCATGGCAAATCTATTTCTTGTCATACAGTCTTTAAAACCTTGGTTTCCTatacaaattagaaaaatcacaGTAATTCTGATAAATTTGTTTACTAGGTAACTCTATTAGAACATAATGAATACAATCTTCATAATATAATATCAGTGTgttgatatatataaaatatgattgtTCGTGCATATACATAAACTGATTTGCTTTTGTTCTTTATATTATCTGAATTGAGAAGTGGACAGAGAATGCAGACTgacctctctttctctctctctcttactctCTCTCcatgcagggggggggggggctagacttataatagaaattttgagaaaaaaaatttatgaaattatggTTATGTTATGTCTACATCATGCTATgtctaactttgaaaaaaagtgAGGGGTCTAtgccaacccccccccccacccccggtTCCTATGACATGAGAGCTAAATCACaaacatgtcaatttcattcttATGATATCTACTTATGAATTAACATATTATAcaattcaataaataatatttacaaatactTACCAATGTATTTGTTATCAGACCAGTACATATGGATATCTGGTAATTGGTTTATCCCCATAAGAATCCATAGACCAAAGTATGCCCTGACTTCAGTTTCATCTGTTGGAACCCAATCAGGGTCGGGCTGCCCTGTACTTTCCGCCGTCTGTGCTGCATATTTGTTGGTTTCCTCGGCTATCTTCCCGAATATGGCTGATGGCAGCATTAGCTGGAAATACCGGTACACGTGATCTTTGGGATCAAGAGTATGACATGGGCCATGATCTTCTCCAAACTCCGCTATTTCCACATCATGAAGGTCACTAGACCAGAAATCGTCACCAATATCGCTCAACTGACTGTCCAATGTGCACAGCGATGATTGTGTTTCCTGTGAATCGGATTCACTGTCGGTGTCAGATGAGAATCCCTCGTTATCTGAAACGTTTACATTGATGTCTGATCCATCAGAGAGGGAACCGTCCGAGTCACTGTCCGCGCTTTCGTCCATTATGTCGATAAATTTTCGCGCTGTTTACATGAAAGTCATAGCAACCAGGCCAAGGGAGCTAAGTCATTCGGACAACGCGGCAAGTGTAAATGATGTGGTCATTGTGCAGttgataaa
The window above is part of the Magallana gigas chromosome 10, xbMagGiga1.1, whole genome shotgun sequence genome. Proteins encoded here:
- the LOC117683919 gene encoding piggyBac transposable element-derived protein 4-like, encoding MDESADSDSDGSLSDGSDINVNVSDNEGFSSDTDSESDSQETQSSLCTLDSQLSDIGDDFWSSDLHDVEIAEFGEDHGPCHTLDPKDHVYRYFQLMLPSAIFGKIAEETNKYAAQTAESTGQPDPDWVPTDETEVRAYFGLWILMGINQLPDIHMYWSDNKYIGNQGFKDCMTRNRFAMLSRYLHVNDNSTQGAPGSPQYDRLHKIRPLITSTREAFKKYNKPGKCQSIDEGMVRYKGHHFARQYTPCKQIKRGLKIWMCCEPNG